In Ahaetulla prasina isolate Xishuangbanna chromosome 5, ASM2864084v1, whole genome shotgun sequence, the following are encoded in one genomic region:
- the LOC131199977 gene encoding general transcription factor II-I repeat domain-containing protein 2A-like produces MYGHFRTEMGQACRCDNRWLSKSDRENVGLVKRMQDKVTEINPDQKLTFLHCIIHQEVLCKTVLKMKHVVDAVTKIVNFIRARALNHRQFVALLEETEAEHGDISYHCTVRWLSLGKVLKSVWDLRDQIQEFCIQKGHDIPELSDNNWLADLGFAVDVTALMNELNVKMQSKGLFVHEMYSAVKAFMRKLQLLSSQVKDNILTHLPTLKEAKRSGDHLQKYSTMLEALHAEFSRRFQDFKTLESEMHMVSSPFNCSVDDAPSEVQMELIDLQSDTHLADHFKSVSLLDFYSASKRRTFHT; encoded by the coding sequence ATGTATGGACATTTTAGGACTGAAATGGGACAAGCTTGCAGGTGTgacaacagatggttgtccaaatcTGACAGGGAAAATGTTGGACTTGTAAAGAGAATGCAGGATAAAGTGACAGAAATTAACCCTGATCAGAAATTGACATTTTTGCATTGTATCATACATCAGGAAGTGTTGTGTAAGACAGtgttaaaaatgaaacatgtcGTTGATGCTGTCACTAAAATAGTTAATTTCATCAGAGCAAGAGCTTTAAATCACAGACAGTTTGTTGCTTTGTTGGAGGAAACTGAGGCTGAACATGGTGACATAAGCTATCACTGCACTGTTAGGTGGCTCAGCCTTGGCAAGGTTCTGAAAAGTGTCTGGGACCTGAGAGACCAGATTCAGGAGTTCTGTATTCAGAAAGGTCATGACATCCCAGAACTTTCAGATAACAACTGGTTGGCAGACCTCGGATTCGCTGTGGATGTGACTGCACTAATGAACGAACTAAATGTCAAAATGCAGAGCAAGGGCCTTTTTGTGCATGAGATGTACAGTGCAGTGAAGGCTTTCATGAGAAAACTACAGCTTCTCTCAAGCCAAGTGAAGGACAACATTCTGACCCACTTGCCAACACTTAAGGAAGCCAAAAGATCAGGTGATCACCTCCAAAAGTACTCAACCATGTTAGAAGCATTGCATGCAGAGTTTTCAAGGCGATTTCAAGATTTCAAAACTCTTGAGAGTGAAATGCACATGGTTTCTTCTCCCTTCAACTGCAGTGTGGATGATGCACCAAGTGAAGTTCAGATGGAACTCATTGATCTGCAGTCTGACACACATCTGGCAGATCACTTCAAGTCAGTCTCACTGCTGGACTTTTACTCCGCCTCAAAGAGGAGAACTTTCCACACCTGA